A genomic stretch from Pseudomonas alkylphenolica includes:
- a CDS encoding OmpH family outer membrane protein, giving the protein MRKLTQLAVLAAALVATPAFAEMKIAVLNYQMALLESDAAKKYAVDAEKKFGPQLTKLKNLESSAKGIADRIRAGGDKMAQPERERLELEYKQKARDFQFQSKELNESKAVADREMLKQLKPKLDGAVEEVIKKGGFDLVLERGAVIDVKPQYDITRQVIERMNQSR; this is encoded by the coding sequence GTGCGTAAGTTGACCCAACTGGCAGTACTGGCTGCGGCCCTGGTCGCAACCCCGGCTTTCGCCGAAATGAAAATTGCCGTTCTGAACTATCAGATGGCCCTGCTTGAGTCGGATGCGGCGAAGAAATACGCCGTCGATGCCGAGAAGAAGTTCGGCCCGCAGCTGACCAAGCTGAAAAACCTGGAAAGCAGCGCCAAGGGCATTGCCGACCGTATTCGTGCCGGTGGCGACAAGATGGCCCAGCCAGAGCGTGAGCGTCTGGAGCTTGAATACAAGCAGAAAGCCCGTGACTTCCAGTTCCAGTCCAAGGAACTGAATGAGTCCAAGGCCGTGGCCGACCGTGAAATGCTCAAGCAACTGAAGCCGAAGCTTGATGGCGCGGTTGAAGAAGTGATCAAGAAGGGCGGTTTTGATCTGGTGCTCGAGCGTGGCGCGGTGATTGATGTCAAACCTCAGTACGACATCACTCGCCAAGTCATCGAGCGCATGAACCAGTCCCGTTGA
- the bamA gene encoding outer membrane protein assembly factor BamA: MKRLLLTAVLAVLMIAEVHAESFTISDIRVNGLQRVSAGSVFGALPLNVGDEADDRRLVDSTRALFKTGFFQDIQLGRDGNVLIITVVERPSVSSIEIEGNKAISTEDLMKGLKQSGLSEGEIFQRATLEGVRNELQRQYVAQGRYSAEVDTEVVPQPRNRVGLKIKINEGTVAAIQHINVVGNTVFPEEDLVGLFELKTTNWLSFFKNDDKYAREKLSGDLERLRSYYLDRGYINMDIASTQVSITPDKKHVYITVNVNEGEKYTVRDVKLSGDLKVPEEQVKSLMLVQPGQVFSRKVMTTTSELITRRLGNEGYTFANVNGVPQPNDQDHTVDITFVVDPGKRAYVNRINFRGNTKSEDEVLRREMRQMEGGWASTYLIDQSKTRLERLGFFKEVNVETPAVPGTDDQVDVNYSVEEQASGSITASVGFAQSAGLILGGSISQTNFLGTGNKVSIGLTRSEYQSRYNFGFVDPYWTADGVSLGYNAFYRTTDYDDLDVDVASYAVDSLGAGVSVGYPISETSRLTFGLTVQQDEIKTGKYTVDEIFDFVNEEGDKYLNFKASAGWSESTLNKGVLATRGHSQSLVLEATTPGSDLSFFKLDYRGQLFKPITNNYTLRLHTELGYGDGFGGTSGLPFYENYYAGGFNSVRGFKDSSLGPRSTPSDGHNPGTIADPDQDPLPFGGNVLVQGGVELLFPLPFVKDQRSLRTSVFWDVGNVFDTNCGSQPDCEKVGLSGLASSVGLGVTWITALGPLSFSLAMPVKKPDEADTQVFQFSLGQTF; the protein is encoded by the coding sequence ATGAAACGTCTGCTGCTAACTGCGGTTCTCGCCGTACTGATGATCGCTGAAGTTCACGCCGAGTCCTTCACCATCTCCGATATTCGTGTCAATGGTCTGCAGCGGGTTTCCGCGGGCAGCGTTTTCGGTGCTTTGCCATTGAACGTCGGCGATGAGGCCGATGACCGTCGCCTGGTGGACTCCACCCGTGCACTGTTCAAGACCGGTTTCTTTCAGGATATCCAACTGGGCCGTGACGGCAACGTCCTGATCATTACCGTGGTCGAGCGTCCTTCGGTGTCCAGCATCGAGATCGAAGGCAACAAGGCCATCAGCACTGAAGACCTGATGAAAGGTCTGAAACAGTCTGGCCTGTCCGAAGGCGAGATCTTCCAGCGCGCCACCCTCGAGGGTGTGCGTAACGAACTGCAACGTCAGTACGTTGCCCAGGGTCGTTACTCGGCAGAGGTCGACACTGAAGTCGTGCCGCAGCCGCGCAACCGCGTCGGCCTGAAGATCAAGATCAACGAAGGCACCGTTGCTGCCATCCAGCACATCAACGTGGTCGGCAACACCGTCTTCCCTGAAGAAGACCTGGTTGGCCTGTTCGAGCTGAAGACCACCAACTGGCTGTCGTTCTTCAAGAACGATGACAAGTACGCCCGTGAAAAACTCTCCGGTGACCTGGAGCGTCTGCGTTCCTACTACCTGGACCGCGGCTACATCAACATGGACATCGCTTCCACCCAGGTGTCGATCACCCCGGATAAGAAGCACGTCTACATCACTGTCAACGTCAACGAAGGCGAGAAGTACACCGTTCGTGACGTGAAACTCTCCGGCGACCTCAAGGTGCCGGAAGAGCAGGTCAAGTCGCTGATGCTGGTGCAGCCGGGCCAGGTGTTCTCGCGTAAAGTGATGACCACTACCTCCGAGCTGATCACCCGTCGTCTGGGCAACGAAGGCTACACCTTCGCCAACGTCAACGGCGTGCCACAACCAAACGACCAGGATCACACCGTCGACATCACCTTCGTGGTCGATCCGGGCAAGCGTGCCTACGTCAACCGTATCAACTTCCGTGGCAACACCAAGTCCGAAGACGAAGTGCTGCGTCGTGAAATGCGTCAGATGGAAGGTGGCTGGGCTTCGACCTACCTGATCGACCAGTCCAAGACCCGCCTCGAGCGCCTGGGCTTCTTCAAGGAAGTCAACGTCGAGACCCCGGCCGTTCCGGGCACTGATGATCAGGTCGACGTCAACTACAGCGTTGAAGAACAAGCGTCCGGATCGATCACCGCCAGCGTCGGTTTCGCCCAGAGCGCCGGTCTGATCCTCGGTGGTTCGATCAGCCAGACCAACTTCCTCGGTACCGGTAACAAGGTTTCCATCGGTCTGACCCGCAGTGAATACCAGAGCCGCTACAACTTCGGCTTTGTTGACCCCTACTGGACTGCCGATGGCGTCAGCCTGGGTTACAACGCCTTCTATCGCACCACTGACTACGACGACCTCGACGTCGACGTTGCCAGCTATGCGGTGGATAGCCTCGGTGCGGGCGTCAGCGTCGGCTACCCGATCAGCGAAACTTCGCGCCTGACCTTCGGCCTGACCGTACAGCAGGATGAGATCAAGACCGGTAAGTACACCGTTGACGAGATCTTCGACTTCGTCAATGAAGAGGGTGACAAGTACCTGAACTTCAAGGCTTCGGCCGGCTGGTCCGAGTCGACCCTGAACAAGGGCGTACTGGCCACCCGTGGTCACTCCCAGAGCCTGGTGCTCGAGGCGACCACGCCAGGCAGCGACCTGTCGTTCTTCAAGCTCGACTACCGTGGCCAGCTGTTCAAGCCAATCACTAACAACTACACCCTGCGTCTGCACACTGAGCTGGGCTATGGTGATGGATTCGGTGGCACTTCGGGCCTGCCGTTCTACGAGAACTACTACGCCGGTGGTTTCAACTCGGTTCGTGGCTTCAAGGACAGCAGCCTGGGCCCACGCAGTACCCCGAGCGACGGCCACAACCCGGGCACCATCGCCGACCCGGACCAGGATCCACTGCCATTCGGTGGTAACGTCCTCGTCCAGGGTGGTGTAGAACTGTTGTTCCCGCTGCCGTTCGTCAAGGACCAGCGCTCGCTGCGTACCTCGGTATTCTGGGATGTGGGTAACGTGTTCGATACCAACTGCGGCTCCCAGCCGGATTGCGAGAAGGTTGGCCTGTCGGGCCTGGCCAGCTCCGTCGGTCTGGGCGTGACCTGGATTACCGCGCTCGGTCCGTTGAGCTTCAGCCTGGCAATGCCGGTGAAGAAGCCGGACGAAGCCGATACCCAGGTGTTCCAATTCTCTCTGGGTCAGACCTTCTAA
- the fabZ gene encoding 3-hydroxyacyl-ACP dehydratase FabZ, giving the protein MMDINEIREYLPHRYPFLLVDRVVDLDVEAQRIRAYKNVSINEPFFNGHFPAHPIMPGVLIIEAMAQAAGILGFKMLDVKPADGTLYYFVGSDKLRFRQPVLPGDQLILEAKFISCKRQIWKFECQASVDGKPVCSAEIICAERKL; this is encoded by the coding sequence ATGATGGACATCAACGAGATTCGCGAATACCTGCCTCACCGTTACCCGTTCCTGTTGGTGGACCGGGTAGTGGACCTGGACGTCGAGGCCCAGCGCATTCGTGCCTACAAGAATGTCAGCATCAACGAACCGTTCTTCAATGGTCACTTCCCGGCGCACCCGATCATGCCGGGCGTGCTGATCATCGAAGCCATGGCCCAGGCGGCCGGTATCCTTGGCTTCAAGATGCTCGACGTGAAACCTGCGGACGGTACGCTGTACTATTTCGTCGGTTCCGACAAACTGCGCTTCCGTCAGCCGGTGCTGCCGGGTGACCAGCTGATCCTCGAAGCCAAGTTCATCAGCTGCAAGCGTCAGATCTGGAAGTTCGAATGCCAGGCGTCGGTCGACGGCAAGCCAGTGTGCTCGGCCGAGATCATCTGCGCGGAACGTAAACTATGA
- the lpxD gene encoding UDP-3-O-(3-hydroxymyristoyl)glucosamine N-acyltransferase, whose translation MTVTMKLGQLAEFLGATLSGPEELEISGLATLQEAGPGQLSFLANPQYRKYLGDSQAAAILLKPADAEGFAGNALIVPDPYLAYARISHLFDPKPRAVAGIHPSAVVAADAQVDASASVGACAVIESGAQIGPGVSIGAQCFIGARCVIGEGGWLAPRVTLYHDVRIGKRVVIQSGAVIGGEGFGFANEKGVWQKIAQIGGVSIGDDVEIGVNTAVDRGALADTRIGNGVKLDNQIQIAHNVQIGDHTAMAACVGISGSTKIGKHCTIAGGVGMVGHIDVCDGVFVSGMTMVTRSITEPGAYSSGTAMQPLGEWRKSAARIRQLDEMAKRLQQLEKRVEVVTSGSQPSSEG comes from the coding sequence ATGACTGTGACCATGAAACTCGGCCAGTTGGCCGAGTTCCTCGGCGCCACCCTGAGTGGCCCCGAGGAGCTGGAAATCTCTGGCCTGGCAACCCTTCAGGAAGCCGGGCCGGGGCAGTTGAGCTTTCTCGCCAATCCGCAGTACCGCAAGTACCTCGGTGACAGCCAGGCAGCTGCGATCCTGCTCAAGCCTGCCGATGCCGAAGGCTTCGCCGGCAATGCCCTGATCGTCCCCGATCCGTACCTCGCCTATGCGCGCATCTCCCACCTGTTCGATCCAAAGCCCAGGGCTGTAGCGGGAATTCATCCCAGCGCCGTGGTTGCCGCCGATGCTCAGGTCGATGCCAGCGCCAGTGTCGGTGCCTGTGCGGTGATCGAGAGCGGTGCGCAGATCGGCCCGGGTGTGAGCATTGGTGCACAGTGCTTCATCGGTGCCCGTTGCGTGATCGGTGAGGGCGGTTGGCTGGCCCCGCGGGTGACCCTGTACCACGACGTGCGCATCGGTAAGCGTGTGGTCATTCAGTCTGGTGCCGTTATCGGTGGTGAGGGCTTCGGCTTTGCCAACGAAAAGGGTGTCTGGCAGAAGATCGCGCAGATCGGTGGTGTCAGCATTGGCGACGATGTCGAAATCGGTGTGAACACCGCGGTTGACCGTGGCGCCCTGGCAGACACGCGGATCGGCAATGGGGTCAAGCTCGACAACCAGATCCAGATCGCCCATAACGTACAGATTGGTGATCACACGGCGATGGCGGCCTGCGTCGGCATTTCCGGCAGTACCAAAATCGGCAAGCATTGCACCATCGCCGGCGGTGTCGGCATGGTGGGGCATATCGATGTCTGCGACGGCGTTTTCGTATCCGGCATGACCATGGTCACACGTTCGATCACCGAACCTGGGGCTTATTCTTCCGGTACGGCGATGCAGCCGCTGGGCGAGTGGCGTAAAAGTGCCGCACGGATTCGCCAGCTCGACGAGATGGCGAAACGCCTTCAACAGTTGGAAAAGCGTGTCGAGGTCGTGACCTCAGGCAGCCAGCCTTCATCAGAAGGCTGA